Sequence from the Amaranthus tricolor cultivar Red isolate AtriRed21 chromosome 1, ASM2621246v1, whole genome shotgun sequence genome:
tatatatatatatatgtaatatatacatatatatatacatatatatatatatatgtatatatatgtagatatatatatgtatatatatatacatatatatatatatatatatatatatatatatatatatatatatacatatatatatatatacatatatatatatatatatatatatatatttatatatatatatatatctatatatatatatatatatatatatatatatatatatatatactatatatatatatatatatatatatatatatatatacatatatatatatatatatatatatatatatatatatatatatatatatatatatatatatacatatatatatatatatctatatatatatatatatatctatataatatatatatatatataatacatatatatatatataatatatatatatatatatataaatatatatatataatatatatatatatatatatatatatatatatatatatatatatagatatatatatagatatatatatatatatatatatatatatatatagatatatatatatatatatatacatatatatatatatatatatatatatatatatatatatataacatatatatatatatatgtatatatatatatatatatatatacatatatatatatatatatatatatatatatatatatatactgtatatatatatatatatataatattatatatatacatatatatatatatatatatataatgtatatatatatatgtatatatatatacatatatatatatatatatatatatatatatatatatatatatatatatatatatatatatatatatatatatatactatatatatatatactatatatatatatatatatacatatatatatatatatacatatacatatatatatatatatacatatatatatatatatataaatatatatatatatatatatacatatatatatatatatatatatatatatatatatatatataatatatatatataatatatatatacatatatatatatacatatatatatatatatatatatatatatatatatatatatatatatatagatatatatatatatatatagtatatatatatatatatatatgtatatatatatatatataatgtatatatatatatatataaatatgtatatatatatatatatatatgtatatatatatatatatatgtatatatatatatataatatgtatatatatatatatatatatatatatatatatatatatatatatatatatatatatatatgtatatatttatatatatatatatgtatatatatattatatatatatatatatatatatatatatatatatatatattatatatatatatatatatatatatatatatatatatatatatatatatatgtatatatatatatatatatatatatatatatatatatatatatatatatatatatatatatatatatatatatatatatatatatatatatatatatatatatatatatatatatatatataccaaactCTAATGCGAGTGGCCGTAGCAATAGGAAAATGGAGTTCAAGAAGCAAGTTACGAATCCAGCAAGTTTTAAAAACAACAATAGCAACACCACGATATTCGGCCTCAACACTGGACTTAGAAACTGTAGGTTGGCACTTAGTagactaaaaaattaaattatcaccCAAAAAAGCACACTAACCGAAAGAGGAGCGACGAGTGTCAGGACAACCACTCTAATCAGTATTAGTATAGGATAAGAGAGAAGACACATGAGACTTGTAAAGCTATAAACCATGATCAAGAGTACATTGAACATACCGAAGAATGCGATGAATAACAACCATATGTCAACCCAAGGATCATGCATAAATAAATACACTTGTTTAATAGGATAAGAAATAACCGAAGGTAAAGGTGAGATACTGTAAAGCTCCGGCCAAGCTTCGATACAAAGTAGAATTATCTTAAGGAGAGCAAGCATCAACACTAGTTTGCTGGgggtagtagtagtagtaggaGTAGTTTTACATTGAGAAATGCCTGCTTGCTCTAGAATCTGAACAAcatatttttgttgaaaaagAAAGAGACCTGTAGAAGTGCGAGAAACAGCAATACCTAAGAAGTAACTAAGAGGACCCAAGTCCTTCATAGCAAATTCTGAACTAAATATAGACATAATAGACCGACGAAGAAAATCAGAAGAAGTAGTGACaataatatcatccacatatactAGAAGATAAGCAATGTCGGACCCatggaaataaaaaaaacaggGAGAAATCAAAAATACTTTACGAAAATTAATAGTAGTCACAAAATCAGCAAACCGTTGATACCAGGCCTGAGGGTCCTTCTTTGGAACATAAAGATAATTCTGGAGAAGAAAAACATTATCAGGGCGAGCATGATCATCGAAACCCAAAAGTTGATGCATGTAAACAGTCTCATTTAAGTGgccatgaagaaaagcattttTAACATCCAGCTGATGTATGGATCAAGACTTAGAAAGCAACCCTCAAAATAGTGCGAATAGAAGCAGGTTTGACGAAAGGGCTAAAAGTCTCATCACAGCCAATGCCCTCTCTTTGAAACTTACCATCACCAATAAGACGCGCCATATAGGGCTCAAATGAACCATTAGATTTTGTTTTCACTCGAAAAATTCACAAGGAACGAATAACATTTGCATTGGGAAGCTGAGGCACAAGATCCcaagtattattctcaattaacATGCTCTTAGAGGAATTTTATAATGATCAACAACGGTTCTCTTCACAacggtaattttttttcttctccgaCCGCCGACCAGCTGCGGTCGCCCCTCCACCAGATCATCAAGGTCTTCGACTGACCACCACAATCCACGCCagtgttatttattattttttttttttgcttttttgctCTAATATTTTCGTATTATTATATATCTTTTGGGTTCTTTAAGTTTTTGTGATTTCGGGGTTCTTTTGGTTGTTGTCTTTTCATATTAATGCTTCatcttggtcatgagatttgttTTGTTCTTGAGATCTTTGCTATAGGTTCGtttttattgttcttcattttgttcttcttttgttcttcagttttttttttttttgagattaattcttcattcttgtttttcattctttgaatattcatttttttcttcaattttttttgagattatttcttcaattttgtccttcattttttgggtttttccttttgttcttcagtttttgttttgagattaattctttattttcttcttcttttttcgTGCTTTTATTTTGCTCTTTAGTGTTTTGAgattaattcttcatttttgttcttttttagtTCTTCACTTTTTagatttattcttcatttttttgagattatttaACCAATTGCTTATGTGTCCCTTTTTGTCTCGTAATTGGtagaatttatttgtttttgaacatttttcTGTTGAATTCAGTCTCTTGTTCCTTTTCAAAGGATTATTTTCATACTTAGTAGTGTTCTATTTCTctttctattaattaattatttatttacagtatctatttgtttattttgtgttgATCTCTGTTAGTGATCTGATTGTAACCTTTACCTTAGTCCATAGTAGCTGAATATAGAGTTAGGAAGCAATTATGGTCACCTGAGGTCAGGTCCAAGGAGAGGGGGGCAAGGGGGGCAACGTAAGTAAGATCTAGAACTAAGAGTGGGATCTTGGAATATAGGTACCCTAGAAGCCAAGTCCTTATAGTTGGCCAATGAGCTTTCTAAATACAGGATTCATGTAGCATGTGTTTAAGAGACAAGGTGGAAGGGGCAAAAAGCAAAAGGTATAAAGGGATATAAGTTGTGGTATGGAGATCTGGACAGCAAACATAACGGGGTTGGCATCCTAGTGTCTAATGATATCCTAAAGCAATTGGTTGAAGTAAGGAAGTGTAATGGCAAGATTATTCTAGTTAGGATAGTGGTGGGGGAAGAGATCATATCCATTGTCAGTGCGTACGGGCCCCAAGTTGGGCTCGATGAGTAGGTGAAGTGCGAGTTCTGGGATAACCTAGGAGACCTCATGAGAACTATCCCGAAAGATGAGAAAGTTTTCTTAGGATGAGACTTTAACGGACATATAGGCAGAGATGCATGTAACTATAACTCGGTATATGGAGGGTTTGGTTTAGAGGCAAGGAATCAGAGTGGGGAGAATTTGCTGGAGTTTGCACTAGCAAAAGAATTGGTTATAGAAAACtcgatctttagaaagaaagatgagcaTCTGATCACATATAAGAGCGGCGGGCATGCAACCCAAGTTGACTATTTCTTAGTCCGCAAAAGAGATGGGCCTCATGCTTGGATTGTAAGGTCGTGTTGGGTACAGAGATGCCCACCCAACACAAGCTTTTAGTACTGGTCTTcaagatgaggaagaaaatcGTAGAGAAGAAAGTTGAGTCCAGGGGAAAGATCATGTGGGGAGACTCAAAGGGATATGGTCATAACCATGTCaagcaagataagtttattggGCTTCCCAAGTCGTTAGAGGATGCGAATGAAATGTGGGTGAACATGGcaaaaaccattagaaaagtGGCAAAATAGACCTTGGGGGTGTCGTCGAgtaaaccaaaagtgttcaaaAAGTCGTGGTGGTGGAACAAAGaggtggaaaagaagataaaggataaaATCAAGAGATTTAAGGAACTTATGGCATGCACGGAAGAGGAGGATAGGATAGAAAAGAGAGTGAGATATAAAAAGGCAAAGGGGGCAACAAAGAAAGCGGTAACGGCGGCAAAAAAACCGTGGTTATGAGGACTTGTATCGGAAGCTTGACaccaaagagggggagaagcaaatttttaagttggcgaGGACTAGGTCAAGGCAGCGGCAAGACTTAAAGGCAGTaaaatacatcaaggatgagggaGGACGAGTCCTCTTGAGACAAGAGAACATCAAAACCAAATGGCTCCAGTATTTCTCTCAGCTACTTAATGAGTCTAGGGGGCCAAAGGAGGCGGATAATCAAATTTCTGACGTCCAAAGAATACTGGAATATGGGTCAACGAGTGATATTACCACAGAAGAAGT
This genomic interval carries:
- the LOC130809848 gene encoding uncharacterized protein LOC130809848 yields the protein MLHLGHEICFVLEIFAIETRWKGQKAKGIKGYKLWYGDLDSKHNGVGILVSNDILKQLVEVRKCNGKIILVRIVVGEEIISIVSAYGPQVGLDEDACNYNSVYGGFGLEARNQSGENLLEFALAKELVIENSIFRKKDEHLITYKSGGHATQVDYFLVRKRDGPHAWIVRSCWVQRCPPNTSF